The following DNA comes from Hordeum vulgare subsp. vulgare chromosome 3H, MorexV3_pseudomolecules_assembly, whole genome shotgun sequence.
CTGATTTCATAAGATTCACTTGTGCATGCTGAAGATTTCATGAGCTTCATTTTGTGGCAGCTCTATTTCATGAGCTTCAATGCATTTCACTTTTTCTCTCTAGCCAGGCATAACCCCTTTCTATTAAATGAATAACGAAAATGCAACCATCCGAACCAGAGTTTGAAGTAGCGGGAAAGGGGAAGCAAGTTCAACGCATCGCGGGAAAACCCACCACAGGTGCTCGTCGTCAGAACACCTGACGACACCAAAATCCATTCATCCTAAGGACAGTTTTAAACGCCCACGCAGGAGCACCACAAGGCAAAACACCCACACAGGGGCAAGGCCACCGCAGGTATCAGGACTAAACCCAGGAACAAAAGACCACCTACTGAAACAAAATAAGACCATCACCAGTAACAAAATCAGTTGCACATCCTGCCATCAGCCTAGCCTGAACTCTCTTGTGCTGCTGCACAGATCCTCATCATCTTGTTGGCATTGTCCTTCAGCATCATGGCTCCTCTCCTCAGATCGTCCCTGTCACCATGTTTAAGAAAGAAGCGCAGGAAGCAAAGACAATTTCAAATGGAGAGTTAGGAAAGTTAAATTCGAGGGTCACCCTATTACGGCAGTTCCATAAAGCCTCTCCTCAGATCGTCCCTGTCACCATGTTTAAGAAAAGAGCGCAGGAATCAAAGACAATTTCAAATGGAGAGTTAGGAAACTTAAATTTGAGCGTCGCCCTATTACGGCAGTTCCATAAAGCCTAGTAAACAGCAGCTAAACCGGCAGTATAAAAAGCAGCCCCTTCTGGGAAGAAAGCATAGCAATAAGCATAGAATTGCCAAATGTTATTAGGGCACAAATCGGTACCAAAAACCGAAGCAACAGTCCGCTGGGCAATGCTGGCCATTGGACATCACTTGATCTGGTAAAACAAAAGAGCTTCTGCTCTTCCGGCTTTGACTGTTGTCTGTGATCCTGTTCCCAGGTACTGAATTTAGGAAGTGAAATAAGACAAAGATCACTAGAACAAAGACTTTCTGAAGTTACGGCCCAGGTTAAATTTTCTCTCCAAATCCAGATACTTCGATTACATTGTCACCAATCTTTTGAGCAGTGCAATTGCTGGCAGAATATCCACCCACGAAATCAATACTTAGTGAACAAtcgaacaacatgatttccacacATCCTTGCACTTCTTCAGTATCATCACAAGTCTAAAGTCTAATTCCATCATACCAACAAACAGAATAACCCAGATCAATGCAAACCGCAAAATTACAATGACGCTGACACTGGGGTATTCATACAAATCCAGAGTCGGGTTATCTAGGCTAACGATGTCACATCCTCTTAAAAATCATGCTCATTCTCATTCGCAAAAGAGGGAAGCCACGTTTAAGTCAGCAGCGTTCTGGCACCGAGAAACAATTGATGGTGGTAAAATCATGCAGCGCCGCATCAAATTTGATTATCCAGCGCTCCTGCCTCCTGCAACCAAAAAGGGCAACATCGTGATCCAAGGCAAAACAAAATATTACAACTAGAAGCAAAGATATGATTATGTCAAAAGTGTCTGCATTTATTTATACTCCTTCAAAACATCCTAGCAATAGTTGTCGGTGTGATGTCTAGGAAAACATTACAACTAGAAGGAAAGATATGGTCATGTCAAAAGTGTCAACTATCAGGAGAGCACTTCACAAAATAAGGGAAACAAAGAAACCTAAGCATAAGAATCACAATCTCAAGTACAAAAATTAGTATGGTTAATGCTTCAAAGCATTCTAACAGCAGTTGTAAATGCGAGTAGCAGACATGCAGCAACTCCCCGTGCATAATATGACTACAAACTGGTATTTGAGGTAGATTTCCTTTCCATCAGTGCGTACAAaagaacagtaggttttcaagctCAAAACACCAAATCAACTAGTGTAGCGGTCATGACTACTCAAAACATAAGTCAGTAACAAGGTAGACATCCACAAACTCTCAGTTCAAAATCTAACAGACTATACTCAGCAACATTAGTATTTTGAAGTGAAACATTATGTCAAAAGCTCCCTTCGTTCACAATGTACAACCATTGGAAGTTGTGACAGATTCACGGTCGACTAAAATTGTGGGTTGATGAGATGGTTAGTGACTTAGTGTTCTTCTGGATTTGGTTGCAAAGCCGGTTAATCCAGGTCAATGACCCAGCAATAAAGCTCTTTATTCTTGAGTTAGATAACAATTTCATTCTAATCCAGGTATATTTGGGAGCTCTCTGATGAGTACCAGAGGTAGTAGCTTCAGGTCCCGGTGACTATGGTTGAAAACTTGAAATCATCATACTTCAATGAAAATGAAAGTCTCGTTATCTCTCAGCATTCCAGACAAAACAAAGTTGGCTGCTGCTACTAGTTGTCAGGCAGCAAGCTTATCTTGATAGCTAAGGAAAACTACCAGACCAGACCTATACTACTATTCTACATGACACAAGGATTATACTAACAAGATCCAAAACATTCAGGTATTTCACATCTCGTGAATAAGCCAAAAACAATATGCCTACTCCTCAATTCTCACAGCTTTAGGAGGATCTCAAACAATCATAATCATCCTGTGTATGTTCCTCAGAAAAAACAAAGTATCACATGGCATTCTAAAGGCTGGAATAACATATTTTACTGCGTCTCTCTAGATAGCTCATAAATTCTTTGGAGTaaatttcccacgccaatctaatATTATCACTAACGCATGCCACAGAAAACAACGAAAACCTCCACCCGCATCTTTGATCAGAAAaaatgggtggtgcaccagttaCATTTACAGTGGACAATATGTTTATGGTGTACACCTCAACAGTAGCAGTGGGACTGTAGGGCGCCTGCACCGTCCAATTAGCTACATGAGGGAAGAATCACAAAGCACAAACTCCAACAATCAAAAGAAACAACTCCTTGATGAGAGTGTTCAATTTCTGATCCAAGGGCTATGTGCAGGATGAACTGCAGCCAATCTGGTTCGTCCACACGAAATCTAATAGGTGAAATCCCCGAAAGAGCGAATTACACTATTAATACAAGAAATTGTCGAGAAAGTTCAGTTCCAGACATTTTTACACttgagtactccctctgttcgttAGTATAAGACATTTTTTTTACTTACCATAAGTCtaaaaaatgtcttatattaaTGAACAGAGGTTGCACAAAACAGCTCAGTCCAACCACGTGAGCCAACGTGGCACGCCATGTAGTTTtttgaaaacttgcagttgcaaCTTATTAATTTGGTCCTCCTTGATCATTTAATCTTCAGAATAGCCACTGGACCTAAATTCTCAAATTGGACGTCAAATCCCTAGCCCAATCGCCGTTCCTCTTGTCCCCAAATCAAGCGGCGGCACTCATGCCACCCCTCTCGGACATGTCTCCTATCCCACTCACTCAACCCAGGGACGACACCATGGATGAATAGCGAGGCGGAGGGCGAAGCAAGAGGGGGCGCTGCACATGGCATTGGTGAAGTGCACGTCTTGCCAAAAAAAAAAACCATGGTGATGTATTTCCAAAGTGAACTGATGAACATCATTGCTTACATTGCAAGATTTAACTTTCTAAGTATTTGCATGAACATATGTGAAAAAGGGAATTGTAATCCTAACAGAGCAATCTACGAAAACAGGAAACTACTGATACATTTACCACTTAATACCATACAGCATTCGCAAATCAACTACAAATTTGTGCCATTAACTACCAATTACAGAGAGATTAATCAAGAGCATGAAAAAACCTAATTGAAATCAACATAACGAACTGCAAAGAGCACAAAAAACTACAGTCCACAACCACAACTAATTCCCTCTGACACGTCCGTTCCCCTCGCCCTCACGTGTCACTCACGCGCGAAAAATACAGCTCAAATGCTCCAGATCAACGTGGCATTCCACATCAGCGTCGCGTGAGTGGGTCGGGctgttttgtactccctccgatcAAAAATAAGTGTCGTGGTTTTATTACAAATTTGAAATAAAACCACGACACTCTTTTTGATCGGATATGCAGCATCATCTACCCAGGTGTAAAATTTGATACTTGATGTATAAAACTGAACTTCTTGTATCAACAATGCAATTCACTCTTCCAGAAAGGCATGGTGACAATATCACTACCAATTCCGAAATGACGAAATTCACCTTTCTGTCCCCCAAATGGGAATTTCTTCACACTGGTACAACCTGACACCCTGGACTTCTTATTATATCGTCAAAACTAGGTTTCCATCTTTAACACAGCCTAGACGAGCACGTTTGGACAAGATTGCTAAACAGCATTGCAATAAAGATGATCGCTTTGGACAAGATTGCTACCGAGCATTGCAAAATTATGCTGCCAAATCAGAACCATAAGGACTCCAAATGGACGCAATAGTTACCAGCTTCATGGCGGCGAGAGCGAGCAGCCACTCGAGCTTGTCAAGAGTCGCCTCGTCGGCCTTGTCGAAATCCACCTCAACCCTCCCATCCACCTCCTGGATCCACCCGCCTATGTCCTTCATAATGACGACCGCTTTCCCCTGCAAGTCCACCGGCAGCTGCGGCAGCTCATCCTTGAGCCTTGCCCTGCGCTCAGcgaccggcggcggcgacgggagcGCCGCCAAAATGGAGGCCCACCCTGACTCGAAGATGCGAGAGAGCTTAGCAGCACTCTCATACACATCATCTCCCTTGTTGTTGTAGGTCATGGCGTTGCTGAAGGTACGCCGGACATCCTTGGCAAAGGAGAGCAGGTTCGGGTAGCGACGCAATTCAAGGCGGCGGCTGACGGTGCCGAGATCCATGGGTTCGGCAATGACGGAGAGGTAGTCGCGGAGGTCGAGGCTGTGTGTATCCACCGGCTTGGCGAACACCCACCCGTCCTCATGTTGCAGCAGCTTGTCCAGCAGCCTGCGGCAGCGTTCAAGGGCGCGGGGAAGATCGGCGGCGGGAAGGTAGTGCATAGGTTTCTTGGGGAAACCGGGCGGCGCTACTGGCGTGCTGCTTTGGGACGGCATAGGGCCGGCCGAGAGGATTTGGGTGGGAGTCAATTTCAAACCACGAATCCGGATGTTATGGGCTACCCGCCCAAGGAATGAGACTACTGTGCATGCCCTTGGATCAAATTATTGTGGACCGTCAGATTTACTTCCTCAAATCACCACCCATCTTCTTCGGGGTTTCCAAACTAAGGTTGTGTTCTGTCCCCGCTTGGAATGATGTAAATTTCTACACCTGGATTTACTTTACAGATGTGAATTATCAGTCATAGCTAATTTTCTGCCTGAAAACAAAAAAGACCAGTTCGCGTGTATTCTAAACCAGCCGAATACGATTGAAAACGGTAATCCAAGCAGGGCCTAAACGTTTTTTAATCACCGATGCTTTCAACTGTGCCATCATGTACAATGATACTGTACTAAATCTTAGGAGTGTCATGTAGGATAAACGTTGAGGTGAAGGAGAAAGAAATCATAAAAAAAATCATGTATTCTTTTATTTAAAAGATGTTCTTTTAGCATAATATATGTCTCATCGTGTTTTAAGAAATAGGTAATTATTATTAAAAATAAGGTTAAGACATAATCATTGTGGATATGTTTTTATTGTCGTCTCTAAATTGCTTGTAAGGTTTAAGATAAACCTGTCTTATCAACCATCTCTAGAATCTAATTTTCTCTCATCACACATCTTTCAATAAATATTTAGATAACAACAATTAATCCCGATATTGAAGTGAGCAAATATTGATGTATCTAGAAATATAATTTTGTGATGGTCGGTGCATGGATGTACCCAATCATTGCAATGATAGGAGCAAAGCACATGTGTGAATACGCAAGAACTACCCTTCATGCTTCCTTCATGTTTCATTTTATTCTTTTTATTGATAATAGGCGCTTGCCCAACCTTAAGAACAAGGCCTTTAGGTTTACAGAAAAAAACGGTTCAAACGAGAAGTAGGGGTTCAAAAATTAATAACGGTGTTAAAACGTGAAAATACAAGAAATAAGTGATGCATGTCAAGAATGGCAACGAGCGAGAGTGCGTGCCAACGACAGGAACCCGCATCGAGGTAGCTCCCAAGCCTTGAAGCCCTTCAATGGAAACACGAAAAGAAATAGCCCCCTAGTCTGTGGCAGCTCGACAAGACGCCTCTCG
Coding sequences within:
- the LOC123443978 gene encoding transcription factor GTE4-like codes for the protein MPSQSSTPVAPPGFPKKPMHYLPAADLPRALERCRRLLDKLLQHEDGWVFAKPVDTHSLDLRDYLSVIAEPMDLGTVSRRLELRRYPNLLSFAKDVRRTFSNAMTYNNKGDDVYESAAKLSRIFESGWASILAALPSPPPVAERRARLKDELPQLPVDLQGKAVVIMKDIGGWIQEVDGRVEVDFDKADEATLDKLEWLLALAAMKLEAGALDNQI